ATAGAGGAAGCTCCCGGCAATAGTGGCTAAGAATCCAGAATTTTTCAGGTTacctaatgtattttttttcttttcaataagagtaaatcatttattttattatttttattatttattttattattattattattattatttttttattaatttttttgcatacaaaaacaataatcactttctaaaaatacatacaaacaaaaagatgcgtatcaaacatatcaggaaggttgcacatgggaagtcggggaatagaaatgggggtgggagttaaaataaatgagagaggaactttatatggatcagtgataataactcaatcctctatttgacaaagaagagggagaaggaagaggaagaaaaagaaagtgggataaaggatcagaaagggaggaaaatagaaaaaattagagtatgactccagggtagacctgttttgttgtcattgagttggttgcttggtttgtctgttgtattcttcatgtttcgccaagttggccagactggtctcgaactcctagcccgaagtgatcaacccgcctcgccccccagagtgccgggaccacaggcgtgagccaccacgtccagcccccacattgcttctggcctccgtggcagacctcccagacggagcggccaggcagaggagctcctcacttctacccagacacggggcggccgggcagaggggctcctcacttcccagacggggcggccaggcagagacgctcctcacttcttcccagacgataggtggccaggcagaggcgctcctcactttccagacgatgggtggccgggcagaggcgctcctcacctcccagacgatgggtggccgggaagaggcgctcctcacctcccagacgatgggtggccgggcagaggcgctcctcacctcccagacggggcggccgggcagaggcgctcctcacttcttcccggacggggcggccgggcagaggcgctcctcacttcttcccggacggggcggccgggcagaggcgctcctcacttcttcccggacggggcggccgggcagaggcgctcctcacttcttcccggacggggcggccgggcagaggcgctcctcacttcttcccggacggggcgcccgggcagaggcgctcctcacttcttcccggacggggcgcccgggcagaggcgctcctcacttcttcccggacggggcggccgggcagaggcgctgctcacttcccagacggggcgtccgggcagaggccctcctcacttcccagacggggcggccgggcagaggcgctcctcacttcccagacggtgggtggccgggcagaggcgcacctcacttcccagacgatgggtggccgggcagaggctctcctcacttcttcccggatggggcggccgggcagaggcgctcctcacttcttcccggatggggcgcccgggcagaggcgctcctcaattcttcccggacggggcggccgggcagaggcgctcctcacttcccagacggggcagccgggcagaggcgctcctcacttcttcccggacgggggcggccgggcagaggcgctcctcacttcctcccggacggggcggccgggcagaggcgctcctcacctcccagacgatgggaggccgggcagaggcgctcctcacttcccagacgatgggtggccgggcagaggcgctcctcacttcccagacggggcggccgggcagaggcgctcctcacttcttcccggacggggcggccgggcagaggcgctcctcacttcttcccggacggggcggccgggcagaggcgctcctcacttcctcccggacggggcggccgggcagaggcgctcctcacctcccagacgatgggaggccgggcagaggcgctcctcacttcccagacgatgggtggccgggcagaggcgctcctcacttcccagacggggcggccgggcagaggcgctcctcacttcccagacggggtggccgggcagaggcgctcctcacttcccagacggtgggtggccgggcagaggcgctcctcacttcccagacggggcggccgggaagaggcgctcctcacttcccagacggtgggtggccgggcagaggcgctcctcatttcttcccggacggggcggccgggcagaggcgctcctcgcttcccagacggggcggccgggcagaggcgctcctcacttcttctcggacggggcggccgggcagaggcgctcctcacttcttcccggacggggcggccgggcagaggcgctcctcacttcccagacggggtggccgggcagaggcgctcctcacttcttcccggactgggcggccgggcagaagcgctcctcacttcttcccggactgggcggccgggcagaggcgctcctcacttcttcccggacggggcggccgggcagaggccctcctcacttcttcccggacggggcggccgggcagaggcgctcctcacttcttcccggacggggcggccgggcagaggcgctcctcacttcttcccggacggggcgcccgggcagaggcgctcctcacttcttcccggacggggcggccgggcagaggcgctcctcacttcttccccgacggggtggccgggcagaggcgctgctcacttcccagacgaggcggccgggcagaggccctcctcacttcccagacggggcggccgggcagaggcgctccccaccttccagatggggcggcggccgggcaagggctgcaatcccagcaccctggcaggccaaggcaggcggccggggggtagaggctgccgcgaggccagaccacgccaccgcactccagcccgggcaacaccgagcactgggtgagcgagactccgtctgtagtcccagtacctcgggaggctgaggcgggcagagcactcggcgtcaggagctggcgagcagcgtggccaagatggcgaacgcgtgcctgcatccaaaggagaaaaggtaggcagcggtggcgcgtgccggcagacccaggcagtccgcggcgcgggcagcagcaagccgagtagattgtagcctgggtcagagagggaaagaaagaaagaaagaaagaaagaaagaaagagagagagagagagagagagagagagagggagggagggagggaaagagagaaagagagaaagaaagaggaaggaaggaaggaaggaaggaaggaaggaaggaaggaaggaaggaattattatttttttgagatggagtctcactctttcgcccggaaggaaggaaggaaggaaggaagctattcttatttttttgagatggagtctcactgtttcgcccaggctggagtgcagtggtgcgatcatggctcactgcaacctttgcctcctaggtgcaagcaatcctcctgcctcagcctcctgagtagctgggaccataggtgcatgccaccacgcctggctaatttttaaatttttttgtagagacaggggtctcactttgttgcccaggttggtcttgaatgcctaggctcaagcaatcctccagccttggcctcctccctaagtgctgagattacaaacgtgagccatcatgcctggcctaaaaaagttattttcatggtggcttatgcctgtaatctcaaactgtgtgtgtgtgtgtatatgtgtgtgtgtttctatttagAGCTATAACTGAAGATCATGCCCTTAGAAATGACTGTGATCCAGGCCTGGCGCgttgacttacgcctgtaatcccagcattttgggaggccgaggcgggtggatcacaaggtcaggagatcgagagcatcctggctaacacggtgaaaccccgtctgtactaaaaatacaaaacattagccggacatggtggcgggcgcctgtagtccccagctactcaggaggctgaggcaggaaaatggcttgaacccaggaggcggaccttgcagtgagccaagatcgcgccactgcactccactccagcatgggcaacacagcgagactctgtctcaaaaaaaaaaaagaaatgactgtgATCCAATAAGACATATGGATAACGTCTCTTTTACTGACCCTATTGAGGATATTGGCCATTTGTTATTTGGTATTTTATACAGATACTCCTTACCTTATGACCTGttataagtttaaaatattgtaagttgaaaTGGGTATTTTGTAGACATAGGATGCAAATACACAAAACACTAATATCTAAAAATTGCTCACAGCAGAACAGTGtaaagtatctgttgtttcctctgTGATTGTGTGGCTGACCAGGAGCTGCGGCTCATTGCCACTGCCCAGCATCAGGAGTGGGTTTGGTACCACATATTGCTAGCCTGGGAAAAGATCAAATTTCAAAGCATAGATTCCACTGAATGCCTGTTACTTTTgtaccatcataaagttgaaaaattttaagttgaaccatcataagtCAGGGACCATCATCTGTACATAAAGATCCctaagactgatttttcttttttttattttatttttttttctgagatggagtcttgctctgttgcccaggctggagtgcagtggcgcaatcttggctcactgcaagctccgcctcctgggttcacgccattctcctgcctcagcctcccgagtagctgggactacaggcgcccgccaccacgcctagctaatttttttttgtatatttagtagagacggagtttcaccgtgttagccaggatggtcttgatctcctgacctagtgatccgcccgcctcggcctcccagagtgctgggattacaggcgtgagccactgcgcctggcccaagacTGATTTTTCTTAAAGATCAGTGTCTAGAACAAGTTTCTGATGAGCTGCCATTTCCTTTTGACAGACAATGAGAATAACCCAGCCACTGAGTATCCCTCTTTGCCTTGCCTGCTAGGGGGCTCAAAACAAAACTTTGTGTTCAGTCTGAGTtatcttgtattattttaatggtttagttttatttttcagtgtttttcatGTAAACTGCCTCCAATCTTTTCTCTAAAGGAGTAGAGgtataaacatacacatagagGATTGAGTGATGGTAGGACCTTGGGTGAGGAGAAGGAGGATTAGAAGAAAACAATTctgaaagaaaggaggaggacaAGAGGGTCAGAGGTGAGAAGGATAGAAAGGTAAGTgttgaagaaaagaaagtgaaagagtCTTAGTATTTCTAGCTGGCAGAAGGGAGAGGGAGCTGGTCTCAGGGAAAGGGGATCTTCCTAAACAGGTCCTCCATTTCCCTTTGGGTCTGGGTCTAGGCCGCGGCCTTGTCTGAATAGGCTTGAACATGAAAGCGAGCGTTGTTGAGTTCTGGTTTCTCTCTCATGCTGGCCCCCACAGGTTTGGCCCCTACTACACTGAGCCAGTCATTGCCGGGTTGGACCCGAAGACCTTTAAGCCCTTCATTTGCTCTCTAGACCTCATCGGCTGCCCCATGGTGACTGATGACTTTGTGGTCAGTGGCACATGCGCCGAACAAATGTACGGAATGTGTGAGTCCCTCTGGGAGCCCAACATGGTATGTTGGTGGCATGGAGTGGGACTGGGCTCTGAGGTACCCACCCTTGGTCATTAGGAAAAAAGTGTGTTTATGTGGCAGGTAATGGGGAGAATGGTGCAGGTGGGAGAGAAAGCCACAGCTGCTGCTCCTTGGAAGGGTATCCAGAAATTCCATCTGcgaggctggctggctggctccaGAGGAGAGCATCTTCTGTTAGGAGACCACAGTTAGATATTTACCACAGCAGCAAGAATTCATTACATTGGGTTTACAGGGTTCTCGCATCCATTCATTGAGCAAACATTTAACTCAGTGTAGGGTTAGAGGCAGCTCAACAGAATGGGCTTTGGAACCAGGTTGTCTGGGTTGGAAACCTGGATCCACCCACCACCTTAGTTATTGTTCTTGGAGAAGCCAGTTTACCTCTCTGCCTCTACTACCTtgactgtaaaatggggataataaagtcTACCTTAGAAGTGGTGCTGaggaagctgggcgcggtggctcacgcctgtaatcccagcactttgggaggctgaggcaagcaggtCACCTgtttggagttcaagaccagcctgaccaacatggagaaaccccgtctctactaaaaaaaaaatgttaaattagctgggcatggtggtgcatgcctgtaatcccagctacccgggaggctgaggagaatcgcttgagcctgggaggcggaggttgcggtgaaccaagaccatgccattgcactccagcctgggcaacaagagctaaactccatctcaaaaaaaaaaaaaaaaaaaagtgctgaggAAAACAAATGactatatgtgctgccaaagcaagCACAAAAACAAGTGAGAAGAGATGAGATAGTGCTTGACGGCGAGGGTCGGCTGTCGTTATTGAGTGCCAGCTCTTCCGGGCATTGGGGAAAGTAGGTACAGTCTGCTTTCAAGGGCCCACTGCAGTCCAGTGAAGCAAGACACATCCAAATACCTGTTAAACTGCAGTTTGttgggaagaggaggaaagaaagggtcTGGGGGCAAAGGTACAGGAAGGGGCAGGTATGCTCAGTGACTGGAGAGAGCTGAGCCTGGCTGGATTGTGGGTTAAACATGGGGGGAAATGATGCTGGAGACTGACATGAGACCTCAAAGGGCCTTGAATGCCATGCCAAGGAGTTTGAACTCTGTCCTCTGCCATAAGGAACCTAGGGAATCAGGTGCCTTTAGGTGGATGTGACAGGCTGTTACCGCCTGCAGGAGGCACTGAGGTCCTGAGCAAAGACAGTGGCAGTGGGGAGGCAAGAAGGCAGCTGTCAAGGGGACTTAGTCACTTAAAACAGAAGCAAAGGAGGTAGAGACAGAGGATGGCTGGGTTCTCCAGCTAGGCTAGCCAAGACAGAATGTAGAAGGAACAGGTTTGGGGGAAGTGGGTTTGTGGTTGGACAGGTTGGGTTTTGAGGTACCTCTGAAGATATCCAGAATCAGAGCCCATCAGACAGCTGCTAAAGCACACTGGAGCTAAACAGGGATTCTTctccctattttacagaggagaaactgaggctcagtgaagaGACATAACTatttgcccaatgtcacactGCTGATTAGTAAAAGAAATTCAGGGCTTGAAGTCTCTTTCACTTCCCTTTACATATTCTGCTTCCTTCCAAGGAAGGAGCTGAGAGGGGCTTCCCACATCCTGGGAATCAACCCTTACTTCAGGCATGTCTTGGGGCCACAGCTGGGAATCTTGAGCCTAGAAAAAAGAGAGTTAAGGGACCAGACCAAATCAGAGCCAGAGGCTGTGGTTTGAAGGGGTTCCACTCTGTTGGCAGGATCCAGAACACCTGTTTGAAACCATCTCCCAAGCCATGCTGAATGCGGTGGACCGGGATGCACTGTCAGGCATGGGAGTCATTGTCCACATCATGTGAGTATGGGCTGGGAGAAGTCTAAAAGCTCTGCAGACACGctgcctctctcccttctccacaAGCATACACCCCATTTTCCCAGCCCCCTGGTCACGTGTGAGATAAGAAAGGTGCTTTTGGCAGTCCTGGGTGAGCAAAAGTCCATGCCTCCCTATGGCTGGTAGCTGGCAGCCTACCCAGCTTCCTCTGGCCTCTGTCAGGTGAGGTTCTGTGACCCTGTGCTTACAAGAGACATTTCTTCCTTAACAATGTCTCCAAAGTCTCAGGGATCCGTGTTGGGGTGAGCCACAACAAAGCTACTGCAGATGGATTGAAATTCTAGGTGGCTCGCATCCTCCCTCCAGCCCAGATCTGTATGATGTTCTGAGCTCTAGGGACCAATTTCCAAGCCCCAGCCAACTCCCTAAGTGCCATCCCCCTTGTCCTTTTACTTGTTTGGGGCCATCACGAGGAACCTGATTGGATAGAGTAGGAGGTATCCTTCCAATCACTTTCCTACATTGCAGGATAAGCATTTGGACCCTTTTGGGGGATAGCCTGCTTAATTACCGTGAAATACTATTtggctgggcgcgttggctcacgcctgtaatcccaacactttgggaggctgaggcaggcggatcacaaggtcaggagttcgagaccagcctggccaacatggtgaaaccccatctctactaaaatacaaaagttagccgggtgtggtggtgggtgcctgtaatcccagctactcaggaggctgaggcaggagaattgcttgaacctgggaggtggaagttgcagtgagccaagattgcaccattgcactccagcctgggcaacagagtgagactctgtctcaaaaagaaaacaaaaacaaaaaacccaaaaaacagaaTTTACCACCGAAGGTTTTTTTATGTTCTTTGGAATGAAACACACCACACCTTCTCCTTCCTAAGTGGCTTGTTCTCTAGGCTTGGAGGAGCTCttccccccgctttttttttttttttttttgagatggagtctcgctctgttgcccaggctggagtgcaatggcgctatttcagctcactgcaaacctctgcctcctgggttcaagcgattctcctgcctcagcctcctgagtagctgggattacaggcacgtgacaccatgcccagctaatttttgtatttttagtagagatgggggtttcaccatgttggtcaggctggtcttgaactcctgaccttgtgatccccctgcctcagcctcccaaagtgctgggattgcaggcatgagccaccgcgcctggccaagctcCTTCCCTTCTTTGGAGAGCTGTGAAGTCTGACCCTGAATGATTTTCTGGGAAAGCCTCCCCGAGGTGGTTCCACCTGTGGAAAGCTGGCCCAGGTCTCTGTTCCTATCCCTCCTTCCTCACCACAGGCAGAGGAGATGAGCTAGCAGGAATGAACTAGAGCAGGGTATTTACACCTAGAGGCAGCAGGCAGCCATTTGTTCTGCTCCCTTGCCCCAGGGCGTGGGGGCTTGGTGCTGAGAGCCAGGAGAGCTAGTCACAGTCACGGTCCAGATGGGTAGAGATGTTTTCTTGTGCTTTTCTCCCTCTGCAGCGAGAAGGACAAAATCACCACCAGGACACTGAAGGCCCGAATGGACTAACCCTGTTCCCAGagcccacttttttttctttttttgaaataaaatagccTGTCTTTCAGCCTGTTTTGTCTTTGATGCTTTCCTGCAGATCTCTGCCCTAGCTGGGCAGCTACAGCCAGCCACTCACTGTGTGTGGCTGGGCCCTCAGCTTGCTTTCTGGCTCGTGCTCTACTCCATCAGTGCGTGCCAGTGGGGACAATCCACATGTCACTTGCTGTGTGCTCCCTGTGTGCTAGGCCCCACACAAGTGCTTTACACGGTCTAGAATTTATTCATCGTAATGACTCAAGGTAGTTGAGATTATCCTTGTTTGGAGAAGAAGGACAGTTAAATAACGTACCCAAGTCTACTTTAATAAGTGATAAAGCGAGGACATAAACTCATGTTCCATTGACTCCAGAGCTTAGAATTCTTTTCACTCAAACTCTACAGGAAAACCCTTACATCTTTTATTGCTTCAGGTAGAAATTTGGCCAAGTACCCGTAAGTAGTCTAGATTAGTGTTTCTTAACCTGGCCAGCACATTAGTCTCCTGTGGAATTCCTAAAACACATACCTTGATCCCACCCCTTGAGATTCCAACTGGCCTTTTAGGGGCCTGGGTACCTGTCTTTTCCAGAATTCCCCAAGTGATTCCAGCTTGCAATCTGCAGTACATAGATGGCCTAACAAGCAAGTACAAAGTTTGCACAGCAGAGTGGTTCCCAAACATTAGCccccatcagaatcacctggagggctcaTTAAAAgtttgattcagtagatctgggttGGAACCTGAGAATTTATACTTCTGACTCCCAGGTGCTAATGACACTGCTGGTCcaagaccacactttgagaactactgggTTTTAAGCTAAGTGCCCAGATGGAGTAGATGAGGTGCACAGAGGTGACATGTTCAAAGTTACGTCAGGTGAGTGGCTCCTAGCCGGAGTTCGTTCTATACAGCTGGAGGAGCGGGGTGGTTTTTCCATTCTTCCATGTGCATGGTAGTAACAGCTAACAGGCAGATTGGCCCTGGTgctgtggtgtttgttttttccttaagaGTCTCATtgttgcccgagctggagtgctGTAGTGCAgtcatggctaactgcagcctcaacctcccaagctcaagtgatcctcctgcctcagcctcctgagtagctgggactacagacatgtgccatcacatccagctaattcttgttttgtagagacggggtctcactatgttacccagactggtaccgaactcctgggctcaagtaatcctcctgcctttgcctccccaagtactgggcgtgagccaccaaacccagccagtGGTACTGTGCTTTTAACCACTGTTTATTAATTGCATCTGAAAGTGGGATGTCATTGACCATATTCTTTCTCCAAACTCAAGCCATACATTGATTTAGCCGAAGCTGCCTCTAAAGCTAGGACCAAAACTT
The sequence above is drawn from the Symphalangus syndactylus isolate Jambi chromosome 20, NHGRI_mSymSyn1-v2.1_pri, whole genome shotgun sequence genome and encodes:
- the PSMB3 gene encoding proteasome subunit beta type-3, with the protein product MSIMSYNGGAVMAMKGKNCVAIAADRRFGIQAQMVTTDFQKIFPMGDRLYIGLAGLATDVQTVAQRLKFRLNLYELKEGRQIKPYTLMSMVANLLYEKRFGPYYTEPVIAGLDPKTFKPFICSLDLIGCPMVTDDFVVSGTCAEQMYGMCESLWEPNMDPEHLFETISQAMLNAVDRDALSGMGVIVHIIEKDKITTRTLKARMD